The following coding sequences are from one Marinilabiliales bacterium window:
- a CDS encoding ABC transporter permease, whose amino-acid sequence MFKNYITIAYRNLIRKKGYSFINISGLAIGMASSIIILLFVQDELSYDRYNENAPSIYRVCMKASMQGNPFNAPITPAPMAAAIVADYPEVISAARFYNFDATPVLRYGDRNFIERGFVWADSTVFDIFTFPMIEGDPENALNRPHTLVLTESAAVKYFGDEDPLGRTLEFGSERIPFEVTGIITDLPSNSHFSFDVMASFVSIPQHQNQMWVSNNYFTYLLLDERTDPKALEAKFPEMLERYLGPQVEMAMGITLEELYESGDEWGYYLQPLTSIHLHSDLQYEIQANGSMTTVIVFSIIALFILIIASINFMNLSTARSAGRAREIGLKKVVGSGRGQLINQFIGESVFLSYISLIFALLLVELFIPAFNTIADKQLQLQYFSSWYTIPGLLLTGLVVGFMSGSYPAFYLASFEPVRVLKGKLQSGMKSSRLRSLLVVFQFVITIVLVISTFTVYRQMQYITSKDMGMNPEDVMVIHRAYSIPFEQRETFCSQLEEYAEIIHASKAHAIPGTPFSGNAFRREGSPSREQHIISNAWVDWDYADVLQLQLVEGRFFSRDYASDTLAVVLNQTAVRQMGYEDPVGKRVLQTAAGGTQDAPADLAFTIIGVVKDFHFESLHQTISPMILNPGQWGSFVIARIQPGRAAAAIGLVNDIWNEFVDDQPFEYSFLSDDLIAGYRTEYRTGLIFTIFAVLSIFIACLGLLGLASFTTEQRNKEIGIRKAMGASVGSVMLLLSKEVNYLLLISTVISWPVAWYLMNRWLDNFAYRADPGLMLFVAASVLTYIIALATVSFRAYRAATLNPVDTLRDE is encoded by the coding sequence ATGTTTAAAAACTATATCACTATTGCATACCGTAACCTGATACGCAAGAAGGGTTATTCATTCATCAATATCTCAGGGCTGGCAATAGGTATGGCCAGTTCAATCATTATATTGCTGTTTGTTCAGGACGAGCTCAGTTATGACAGGTATAATGAGAATGCGCCCAGTATTTACCGTGTATGCATGAAGGCCAGCATGCAGGGGAATCCTTTCAATGCTCCCATTACACCCGCCCCTATGGCTGCTGCAATAGTCGCCGATTACCCGGAAGTAATAAGTGCTGCCAGGTTCTACAATTTTGATGCGACGCCTGTGTTGCGTTACGGCGACCGGAACTTTATAGAGCGGGGGTTTGTATGGGCCGACTCAACGGTTTTTGACATATTCACCTTCCCGATGATCGAGGGAGATCCTGAAAACGCGCTTAACCGGCCTCATACTTTGGTTCTTACAGAGTCTGCTGCCGTTAAGTATTTTGGCGATGAAGATCCTTTGGGCAGGACCCTTGAATTTGGAAGTGAAAGAATTCCTTTTGAGGTGACCGGAATTATTACCGACCTGCCATCCAACTCCCATTTTTCATTTGATGTGATGGCCTCATTTGTTTCAATACCGCAGCACCAGAACCAGATGTGGGTCAGCAATAATTATTTCACATACCTGCTTCTTGACGAAAGGACAGATCCGAAGGCCCTGGAAGCGAAATTCCCGGAAATGCTCGAGAGGTATCTGGGTCCCCAGGTTGAGATGGCCATGGGTATAACTCTTGAGGAGCTCTATGAAAGCGGCGATGAATGGGGGTACTACCTGCAGCCCCTTACCAGTATTCATCTGCATTCCGACCTGCAATATGAGATCCAGGCTAACGGGAGCATGACCACAGTGATAGTGTTTTCAATAATTGCCCTGTTTATTCTGATCATTGCCAGCATTAATTTCATGAACCTGTCCACTGCGCGGTCAGCAGGCAGAGCCAGGGAGATCGGACTCAAGAAAGTTGTCGGTTCAGGCAGGGGCCAGCTCATAAATCAGTTCATCGGCGAGTCGGTTTTTCTCAGTTATATTTCGCTTATTTTTGCCCTGCTTCTTGTTGAGTTGTTCATTCCCGCTTTCAATACCATTGCCGACAAACAACTGCAATTACAATACTTCTCAAGCTGGTACACTATTCCGGGGCTCCTCCTGACAGGACTTGTTGTTGGATTCATGTCAGGCAGCTACCCGGCGTTTTATCTTGCTTCGTTCGAACCTGTCAGGGTGCTGAAGGGCAAGTTGCAGTCGGGCATGAAAAGTTCAAGGCTCAGGTCGTTACTTGTAGTTTTCCAGTTTGTAATTACCATAGTGTTGGTGATAAGCACATTTACTGTTTACCGCCAGATGCAATATATCACCAGCAAGGATATGGGTATGAACCCTGAAGATGTGATGGTCATTCATCGTGCCTATTCCATACCCTTTGAGCAGAGAGAAACCTTCTGCAGTCAACTGGAGGAATATGCTGAGATCATCCATGCGTCAAAAGCTCATGCAATTCCGGGAACTCCTTTCAGCGGCAACGCTTTCAGGCGTGAGGGATCACCATCGCGCGAGCAACATATTATTTCGAATGCCTGGGTAGATTGGGATTATGCCGATGTGTTGCAACTTCAGTTAGTTGAGGGAAGGTTCTTTTCGCGTGATTATGCCAGCGATACCCTGGCAGTAGTGCTTAATCAGACTGCGGTGCGGCAGATGGGCTATGAGGACCCGGTTGGGAAAAGGGTTCTGCAAACCGCTGCAGGCGGCACCCAGGATGCTCCGGCCGATCTGGCTTTCACAATAATCGGGGTAGTTAAGGATTTTCATTTTGAATCCCTGCACCAGACTATCAGTCCCATGATTCTGAATCCCGGTCAATGGGGCAGTTTTGTAATTGCAAGGATACAACCAGGCAGAGCCGCTGCTGCTATTGGGCTAGTCAATGACATATGGAATGAATTTGTTGATGACCAGCCTTTTGAATATTCATTCCTGTCTGATGACCTCATTGCCGGGTACCGGACTGAGTACAGGACCGGGTTGATTTTTACCATTTTTGCAGTTCTTTCCATTTTCATAGCCTGCTTGGGACTGCTCGGACTGGCATCTTTTACAACCGAGCAGCGAAACAAAGAGATCGGTATCAGGAAGGCAATGGGTGCATCAGTGGGCTCTGTAATGCTTTTGCTCTCAAAGGAGGTAAATTATCTTTTATTGATATCTACCGTCATTTCATGGCCTGTGGCCTGGTATTTAATGAACAGATGGCTTGATAATTTTGCGTACCGTGCTGATCCCGGCCTGATGCTGTTCGTAGCGGCATCGGTATTGACCTACATTATCGCGCTGGCAACAGTAAGCTTCCGGGCATACCGGGCGGCAACACTCAATCCTGTCGATACACTGAGGGATGAATAA
- a CDS encoding ABC transporter permease, protein MIRNYIITAIRNISKRGVFSVINIAGLAIGIACSILILMWVDHELSYDRFHERHKDIYRIGFRAEMLGTSMDVPVAMAPLAAELKQIFPEVDDVVRINVPENNNVSVNNEHYVEPLIIKADSSFFSFFGFDLETGDPGRVLRDPFSIVITRDLATKYFGNENPVGEVIRLNNTHDYTITGVAANPPSNSHITFSAVVPFMSLYEIRGQGSMDHWLSLSYFTYFRVNESYVEGAFFGRLADLFEERFGEQAREYGIAIEPFLQPVASIHLGSDMIVELSPPGNKASVYIFLAVSIFILGLACINFMNLSTAKASVRSKEVGIRKVTGATRGHLIRQFLGESTVYSLIAALLAIPMVELGLPYFNNITGLEMSFFSGANHRILLMFPLFILFVGVAAGSYPAFVLSAWNPLKTIRGGKAESSGRSWLRSGLIVFQMIISITLVICTGFVWKQLNYINSKDLGFEKHDKIIVNLITRDMRSRYEVIEQQLQGIPGVNGISFSTSYPGTVFSGTGYKYEGADDESVINFFHCDQNYIELMDIRILQGRNFDGAYATDTMAVLVNETAARTFGWTDPLGMTIIRPRGEDSETYHVIGVVGDFHFKSMHQLVEPLLIHLLRGFPRYMTLDISPVNFHLVIADIRDAWDEINPGDPFEFKLLSDEYDFHYRSEIQLGRIFTFFSLLAFLIAALGMYGLSSFMVENKTKEIGVRKVFGASEKSIVLIFFKQFGIWLILANVVSWVLAWYFTGRWLEMFAYRIQVADPLVFAAAALLSVMVVFIASGYQSLKAALIDPARSLRYE, encoded by the coding sequence CAGGACTTGCAATTGGAATTGCCTGCAGTATACTTATCCTGATGTGGGTGGATCATGAACTCAGCTACGACAGGTTTCATGAGCGGCATAAGGATATCTACCGCATAGGCTTCAGGGCAGAGATGCTTGGTACCTCCATGGATGTGCCGGTAGCCATGGCGCCACTTGCCGCCGAGCTGAAACAGATCTTTCCCGAGGTTGATGATGTTGTCAGGATAAATGTTCCTGAAAACAATAATGTGTCAGTTAACAATGAGCATTATGTTGAACCGTTGATCATAAAAGCCGATTCATCATTCTTTTCATTTTTTGGTTTTGATCTCGAGACCGGAGATCCCGGCCGGGTCCTGAGGGATCCTTTCAGCATTGTCATCACAAGGGATCTTGCAACCAAATACTTCGGCAACGAGAACCCGGTGGGTGAGGTTATCAGGCTTAACAATACACATGATTATACCATAACAGGCGTTGCCGCCAATCCTCCCTCCAATTCACATATAACGTTCAGTGCTGTTGTGCCTTTCATGTCACTGTATGAGATCCGCGGCCAGGGGTCGATGGACCATTGGCTAAGCCTGTCATATTTTACCTATTTCCGTGTTAACGAAAGTTATGTAGAGGGGGCATTTTTCGGCAGGCTTGCAGATCTTTTTGAAGAGAGGTTCGGGGAGCAGGCCAGGGAGTACGGGATTGCCATAGAACCTTTCCTTCAGCCAGTCGCCTCCATACATCTGGGCTCCGATATGATTGTAGAGCTTTCCCCGCCCGGGAACAAGGCAAGTGTATACATTTTCCTGGCTGTTTCCATATTCATTCTGGGGCTTGCCTGCATTAACTTCATGAACCTTTCGACGGCAAAGGCATCGGTCAGGTCAAAGGAGGTTGGAATAAGAAAAGTTACCGGCGCAACGAGGGGACATCTTATAAGACAGTTTCTGGGTGAATCGACAGTATATTCATTGATAGCGGCATTGCTGGCAATTCCGATGGTTGAACTCGGGCTTCCCTATTTCAATAATATAACCGGTCTGGAGATGTCTTTTTTCAGCGGGGCCAATCACAGGATACTGCTTATGTTTCCGCTGTTTATATTATTTGTGGGAGTTGCCGCCGGCAGCTACCCCGCTTTTGTTCTCTCTGCATGGAATCCGCTGAAGACCATCAGGGGAGGCAAAGCCGAGTCGTCAGGCCGGTCATGGTTGAGGAGCGGACTGATAGTATTCCAGATGATAATTTCAATAACCCTGGTGATCTGTACCGGCTTCGTCTGGAAGCAGCTAAATTACATTAACAGTAAGGACCTGGGTTTTGAAAAGCATGACAAGATAATAGTAAATCTGATAACCAGGGATATGCGAAGCAGGTACGAGGTGATAGAACAGCAACTGCAGGGAATTCCCGGCGTAAACGGTATCAGCTTCTCAACATCATACCCGGGAACAGTATTCAGTGGTACGGGTTACAAATATGAGGGGGCTGATGATGAGTCGGTTATTAATTTTTTTCATTGTGACCAAAATTACATTGAACTGATGGATATCAGGATATTGCAGGGCAGGAACTTTGACGGGGCCTATGCTACTGATACCATGGCGGTGCTGGTTAATGAAACAGCGGCACGTACATTCGGGTGGACCGACCCGTTGGGAATGACAATCATCAGGCCAAGGGGTGAGGATAGTGAGACATACCATGTGATTGGGGTTGTGGGTGACTTTCACTTCAAGTCGATGCACCAGTTGGTGGAACCTCTGTTAATTCACCTTCTCAGGGGTTTTCCCAGGTACATGACCCTTGATATATCACCGGTTAATTTCCATCTGGTAATTGCAGACATAAGGGATGCCTGGGATGAGATAAATCCCGGTGATCCCTTTGAGTTTAAACTGCTGTCAGACGAATATGATTTTCATTACAGGTCGGAGATCCAGTTGGGACGCATATTCACCTTTTTCAGCCTTCTTGCTTTCCTGATAGCCGCCCTGGGAATGTACGGGCTCTCTTCATTCATGGTTGAGAACAAGACGAAAGAGATCGGCGTAAGAAAAGTGTTCGGCGCCAGCGAAAAATCAATTGTGCTGATCTTCTTCAAACAATTCGGGATATGGCTCATTTTGGCAAATGTTGTGTCATGGGTGCTTGCATGGTATTTTACCGGCAGGTGGCTGGAGATGTTTGCGTACAGGATACAGGTTGCTGATCCGTTAGTCTTTGCCGCTGCCGCCTTATTGTCGGTTATGGTGGTGTTTATCGCTTCAGGGTACCAGTCCCTTAAAGCCGCCCTGATAGATCCTGCAAGGTCTCTCAGGTACGAGTAA